Proteins from a genomic interval of Pseudophryne corroboree isolate aPseCor3 chromosome 4, aPseCor3.hap2, whole genome shotgun sequence:
- the PLAAT1 gene encoding phospholipase A and acyltransferase 1 isoform X1 yields MGEEGARTQSPMDAGKMASSDNKSEEVPDNLQPGDLIEIFRPAYQHWALYLGDGYVINVAPMEETTAASFSSAKSVFSRKALVKMQLLKDVVGNDTYKVNNKYDDKYTPLPAEEIIRRAEILIGQEIYYDLLGNNCEHFVTLLRYGEGVSDQANKAISAIGFVTAAAGAFSLLGIFQNKSRQGQY; encoded by the exons ATGGCTTCAAGTGACAATAAAAGTGAAGAGGTTCCAGATAATCTCCAGCCTGGGGACCTGATTGAAATATTTCGACCGGCATATCAACACTGGGCCCTTTACCTGGGTGATGGATATGTCATCAATGTTGCTCCAATGG AGGAGACCACTGCTGCTTCATTTTCAAGTGCAAAGTCTGTCTTCAGCAGAAAGGCTCTTGTGAAGATGCAGCTCCTAAAAGACGTCGTGGGTAATGATACTTACAAAGTGAACAACAAGTATGATGATAAATATACCCCACTCCCAGCTGAAGAAATCATCCGACGGGCAGAAATTCTTATTGGACAAGAAATATATTATGACCTTCTGGGAAATAACTGTGAACATTTTGTGACATTGCTACGTTATGGAGAAGGTGTATCAGATCAG GCTAACAAAGCTATAAGCGCCATTGGGTTTGTGACAGCGGCCGCTGGAGCTTTCTCACTACTCGGCATATTTCAAAATAAATCAAGGCAAGGACAGTATTAA
- the PLAAT1 gene encoding phospholipase A and acyltransferase 1 isoform X2 — translation MASSDNKSEEVPDNLQPGDLIEIFRPAYQHWALYLGDGYVINVAPMEETTAASFSSAKSVFSRKALVKMQLLKDVVGNDTYKVNNKYDDKYTPLPAEEIIRRAEILIGQEIYYDLLGNNCEHFVTLLRYGEGVSDQANKAISAIGFVTAAAGAFSLLGIFQNKSRQGQY, via the exons ATGGCTTCAAGTGACAATAAAAGTGAAGAGGTTCCAGATAATCTCCAGCCTGGGGACCTGATTGAAATATTTCGACCGGCATATCAACACTGGGCCCTTTACCTGGGTGATGGATATGTCATCAATGTTGCTCCAATGG AGGAGACCACTGCTGCTTCATTTTCAAGTGCAAAGTCTGTCTTCAGCAGAAAGGCTCTTGTGAAGATGCAGCTCCTAAAAGACGTCGTGGGTAATGATACTTACAAAGTGAACAACAAGTATGATGATAAATATACCCCACTCCCAGCTGAAGAAATCATCCGACGGGCAGAAATTCTTATTGGACAAGAAATATATTATGACCTTCTGGGAAATAACTGTGAACATTTTGTGACATTGCTACGTTATGGAGAAGGTGTATCAGATCAG GCTAACAAAGCTATAAGCGCCATTGGGTTTGTGACAGCGGCCGCTGGAGCTTTCTCACTACTCGGCATATTTCAAAATAAATCAAGGCAAGGACAGTATTAA